The Augochlora pura isolate Apur16 chromosome 4, APUR_v2.2.1, whole genome shotgun sequence genome segment AATTATCTAGTACAGTAATAGATCCTACTCCTGAGCATCTCCAATTCACAAGTCGATCCATTAATGCGTATCGACATAGAAAAAATTCCTCTAATTGGTTGGCGATCTATTTGTGCCGCCCTCACAATTATAGTAGAAGGAAAACGGCGAGTGCATTACTGTACATAGCAATCTAAGATAAATTGGTTGTAATGGTAGGAATCATTTgtattcgtttaaataatattaggaAAGCACAAATTTTAAATGGTAATAAACGATTGAAGTAGTTTCTTAAAGATcacatttatttgattttgaattttccgcaatatacacatacatgcaaagaaaatttgaacGGTGTGAACACTGTCGTGTTTGACGTTTCTAAATGTAAACATAACCTGAATGTAATCTGCAATTGCCAAATACACGAGAAGTATActgaagtaaaattaatttgtttatttcatacaaattaaagaaatgtaCAAGAAGAAGTGGCAGAATTTGCGAGAAATTGATGATGCTTATGAGCTCAAAACAGAAACCATTTCTAGAACCCAGTGTACTGGCAGAGTTAACTTTGTACACTTGGCATTCGATTGTCATGTAGAATATCTTGTTGCAATAGATACAGCaggatatttatattacattgacTTAAGTAATACACCTTCTTATCAAAAGTTAGGTAACATTGGACAAGCAACATTAGTGGCATTCAatcctataaataaattcgagatACTAATTGGCCTTACCACAGCtgacataaaaattgtgagaGTTAATACAAACGCTGCACAGTTTTGTTCATTGATTGCTCACAAATTGCCACCTACACATATTTCGTTTTACAAACAATACTGTTTAACTTGTTCTCGTAAAGAGGTAATAATATGGTGCTTACGTTCTTGTAGTAAGGCTCAACAATTAAGAGTTAATATAaagaatgttataataaagaaaGCAAGCTTCTCAAGCTTAGGGCATATTGTTGCACTGTATTACAATGATACCCTACAAGCATGGAATTTTAAAGAGTTGGAAAAtgatgttaaaataaatgcaaaaatatttggtaTTACAAACgttaagaatttcattttcacacAAAATGGGAGAGCAATGATCATGACTGgtgctcgaaataaaattattattctgaaCACATGTGACTGGAATTTACTGAAGACTTTATTTTTACCAGATAGTATTAATGGGATAAAGCAAATGTCGCTTGTGCCATCACCTTTGGATGGTGGGGCAAACAATGTATTGGCATGCATTTCATCAAATTGTACACTTCATTTTTTTGATCTGACACGATCTTGTTTAGTTCATACCCTGCAATCGAATcctgtaaaaaaaattgtagtgTCTGCTGATGGCAGATATATAGCAGTAATACGTCTAGaaggatatttaaaattgattatgactgaaaaattaatatcagaGAAATCTAAGCCCatgaaaaaattgaaggaaCCATGTAGACCAGTTGCTCATAGTATACCAGATCACTTACAATGTGTCAAGCAACTTATGAAACAAGAATTGCGTTTAGAAAGATTGATaccaattttgaaagaatttggAGAGTACCCAGAGAATTATCGACTTCTAATATGGTCTACTATTTTAGAGTTACCAGGCAACAGAAAC includes the following:
- the LOC144469063 gene encoding TBC1 domain family member 31, yielding MYKKKWQNLREIDDAYELKTETISRTQCTGRVNFVHLAFDCHVEYLVAIDTAGYLYYIDLSNTPSYQKLGNIGQATLVAFNPINKFEILIGLTTADIKIVRVNTNAAQFCSLIAHKLPPTHISFYKQYCLTCSRKEVIIWCLRSCSKAQQLRVNIKNVIIKKASFSSLGHIVALYYNDTLQAWNFKELENDVKINAKIFGITNVKNFIFTQNGRAMIMTGARNKIIILNTCDWNLLKTLFLPDSINGIKQMSLVPSPLDGGANNVLACISSNCTLHFFDLTRSCLVHTLQSNPVKKIVVSADGRYIAVIRLEGYLKLIMTEKLISEKSKPMKKLKEPCRPVAHSIPDHLQCVKQLMKQELRLERLIPILKEFGEYPENYRLLIWSTILELPGNRNAYCTLANEAANVHCPPKFLKNYSLANRSKQILLTTTINCLIQWCPLLSQCSFLPKLVFPFLMISQKDPLLGFEFIISILLNYCQKWFEYHPLPPLNVLGMIENILLQADPSLLNIFCERGVTSSEYAWPLLMTAMSEVFSRSEWLVLWDHLISYKKPSLLLMSVVAYNICSRDIIISSLHTPEHFKRYYTTQSHISAKEMLKLAHRLDKDIPLRTHPSRYLRNELITLPSNGPYLPLMLNDFPKFLTDKVSVLELEKMKQEEQIAREHNHKAIEISEQKRLKQEVETFMEQINQARLTEVERCIKEKFSDFDWISGSTAYIRKPEMQYNNIPKLDIATISGDEDVLDSKNNKSKHYEQLQQDVDKLEYEVYSLLNSLRSQKSRIGNT